A section of the Gallus gallus isolate bGalGal1 chromosome 4, bGalGal1.mat.broiler.GRCg7b, whole genome shotgun sequence genome encodes:
- the KLHL9 gene encoding kelch-like protein 13 isoform X3, translating to MMWRDALSLVEEEDPHMKVSLGSSDMGVSAHLQSSKTGTTRFFTSNTHSSVVLQGFDQLRVEGLLCDVTLVPGDGDEVFPVHRAMMASASDYFKAMFTGGMKEQDLMCIKLHGVNKIGLKKIIDFIYTAKLSLNMDNLQDTLEAASFLQILPVLDFCKVFLISGVSLENCVEVGRIANTYNLTEVDKYVNNFILKNFPALLSTGEFVKLPFERLAFVLSSNSLKHCTELELFKAACRWLRFEEPRMEYAAKLMKNIRFPLMTPQDLINYVQTVDFMRTDNTCVNLLLEASNYQMMPYMQPVMQSERTAIRSDSTHLVTLGGVLRQQLVVSKELRMYDEKAHEWKSLAPMDAPRYQHGIAVIGNFLYVVGGQSNYDTKGKTAVDTVFRFDPRYNKWMQVASLNEKRTFFHLSALKGHLYAVGGRNAAGELATVECYNPRMNEWSYVAKMNEPHYGHAGTVYGGLMYISGGITHDTFQKELMCFDPDTDKWTQKAPMTTVRGLHCMCTVGDKLYVIGGNHFRGTSDYDDVLSCEYYSTTLDQWTPIAAMLRGQSDVGVAVFENKIYVVGGYSWNNRCMVEIVQKYDPEKDEWHKVFDLPESLGGIRACTLTVFPPEDNTGSPSRESPLSAP from the exons ATCTCTGGTGGAAGAGGAGGATCCTCATATGAAAGTATCTCTTGGTAGCAGCGATATGGGCGTCTCTGCCCATCTGCAGTCGTCAAAGACAGGGACCACAAGATTTTTCACCAGCAATACTCACAGTTCCGTGGTGTTACAG GGCTTTGACCAGCTGCGAGTGGAAGGTTTGCTGTGCGATGTGACCCTTGTTCCAGGAGATGGTGATGAGGTATTTCCTGTCCACAGAGCAATGATGGCTTCTGCAAGTGACTACTTCAAGGCGATGTTCACAg GAGGAATGAAGGAACAGGACTTAATGTGCATCAAACTTCATGGCGTCAACAAAATAGGCCTGAAGAAGATCATTGATTTCATTTATACTGCAAAGCTTTCCCTTAACATGGACAACCTTCAGGACACTCTGGAAGCTGCCAGTTTTTTGCAGATTTTACCTGTTTTGGACTTCTGTAAAGTGTTTCTTATCTCTGGG GTTTCCTTGGAAAACTGTGTTGAGGTTGGGCGAATTGCCAACACATACAATCTCACAGAAGTGGATAAATATGTTAATAATTTCATCCTAAAGAACTTCCCTGCATTATTAAGTACTGGTGAATTTGTGAAACTCCCCTTTGAACGTCTTGCCTTTGTGCTTTCAAGTAATAGCCTTAAGCACTGCACTGAACTTGAACTCTTCAAGGCGGCTTGTCGCTGGCTGCGGTTTGAAGAGCCTCGAATGGAGTATGCTGCAAAGCTAATGAAGAACATCAGATTTCCTTTGATGACACCCCAGGATCTTATTAACTACGTTCAAACAGTGGACTTCATGAGAACTGACAACACCTGTGTAAACCTGCTTTTGGAAGCCAGCAACTACCAAATGATGCCATACATGCAACCCGTTATGCAGTCGGAGAGGACTGCCATTCGATCAGACAGCACTCACTTGGTAACGTTGGGGGGAgtgctgaggcagcagctggtTGTCAGCAAAGAACTACGGATGTATGATGAAAAAGCCCACGAATGGAAATCGTTAGCTCCCATGGATGCACCGAGGTACCAGCATGGCATTGCTGTCATTGGAAACTTCCTTTATGTAGTTGGTGGCCAGAGCAATTACGACACAAAAGGAAAGACAGCAGTTGACACAGTCTTCAGATTCGACCCCCGCTATAACAAGTGGATGCAAGTCGCCTCTTTAAATGAGAAGCGCACCTTCTTCCACCTAAGTGCCCTCAAAGGACATTTGTATGCAGTTGGTGGCCGGAATGCAGCGGGTGAGCTAG cCACTGTGGAATGCTACAATCCTAGAATGAACGAATGGAGCTACGTTGCAAAAATGAATGAACCCCACTATGGCCATGCTGGAACTGTATATGGAGGCTTAATGTACATTTCAG GGGGAATTACCCATGACACTTTCCAGAAGGAACTGATGTGTTTTGACCCTGACACAGACAAATGGACTCAGAAAGCTCCAATGACGACAGTCAGAGGTCTGCATTGCATGTGTACTGTAGGAGACAAGCTCTATGTTATTGGTGGAAATCATTTTAGAGGAACAAGTGATTATGATGATGTCCTAAGCTGTGAATATTACTCAACAACTCTAGACCAGTGGACACCAATTGCTGCCATGTTACGTGGGCAAAGTGATGTTGGGGTTgctgtctttgaaaataaaatctatgtAGTTGGAGGATATTCTTGGAATAACCGCTGTATGGTGGAAATAGTTCAGAAATACGACCCAGAAAAAGATGAGTGGCATAAAGTATTTGACCTTCCAGAATCACTTGGTGGCATTCGAGCCTGCACTCTTACTGTTTTCCCACCGGAGGACAATACGGGGTCACCGTCCAGAGAATCTCCTCTTTCAGCACCTTAG
- the KLHL9 gene encoding kelch-like protein 13 isoform X1: MPLKWKTSSPAIWKFPVPVLKTSRSSPLSPAYISLVEEEDPHMKVSLGSSDMGVSAHLQSSKTGTTRFFTSNTHSSVVLQGFDQLRVEGLLCDVTLVPGDGDEVFPVHRAMMASASDYFKAMFTGGMKEQDLMCIKLHGVNKIGLKKIIDFIYTAKLSLNMDNLQDTLEAASFLQILPVLDFCKVFLISGVSLENCVEVGRIANTYNLTEVDKYVNNFILKNFPALLSTGEFVKLPFERLAFVLSSNSLKHCTELELFKAACRWLRFEEPRMEYAAKLMKNIRFPLMTPQDLINYVQTVDFMRTDNTCVNLLLEASNYQMMPYMQPVMQSERTAIRSDSTHLVTLGGVLRQQLVVSKELRMYDEKAHEWKSLAPMDAPRYQHGIAVIGNFLYVVGGQSNYDTKGKTAVDTVFRFDPRYNKWMQVASLNEKRTFFHLSALKGHLYAVGGRNAAGELATVECYNPRMNEWSYVAKMNEPHYGHAGTVYGGLMYISGGITHDTFQKELMCFDPDTDKWTQKAPMTTVRGLHCMCTVGDKLYVIGGNHFRGTSDYDDVLSCEYYSTTLDQWTPIAAMLRGQSDVGVAVFENKIYVVGGYSWNNRCMVEIVQKYDPEKDEWHKVFDLPESLGGIRACTLTVFPPEDNTGSPSRESPLSAP, translated from the exons ATCTCTGGTGGAAGAGGAGGATCCTCATATGAAAGTATCTCTTGGTAGCAGCGATATGGGCGTCTCTGCCCATCTGCAGTCGTCAAAGACAGGGACCACAAGATTTTTCACCAGCAATACTCACAGTTCCGTGGTGTTACAG GGCTTTGACCAGCTGCGAGTGGAAGGTTTGCTGTGCGATGTGACCCTTGTTCCAGGAGATGGTGATGAGGTATTTCCTGTCCACAGAGCAATGATGGCTTCTGCAAGTGACTACTTCAAGGCGATGTTCACAg GAGGAATGAAGGAACAGGACTTAATGTGCATCAAACTTCATGGCGTCAACAAAATAGGCCTGAAGAAGATCATTGATTTCATTTATACTGCAAAGCTTTCCCTTAACATGGACAACCTTCAGGACACTCTGGAAGCTGCCAGTTTTTTGCAGATTTTACCTGTTTTGGACTTCTGTAAAGTGTTTCTTATCTCTGGG GTTTCCTTGGAAAACTGTGTTGAGGTTGGGCGAATTGCCAACACATACAATCTCACAGAAGTGGATAAATATGTTAATAATTTCATCCTAAAGAACTTCCCTGCATTATTAAGTACTGGTGAATTTGTGAAACTCCCCTTTGAACGTCTTGCCTTTGTGCTTTCAAGTAATAGCCTTAAGCACTGCACTGAACTTGAACTCTTCAAGGCGGCTTGTCGCTGGCTGCGGTTTGAAGAGCCTCGAATGGAGTATGCTGCAAAGCTAATGAAGAACATCAGATTTCCTTTGATGACACCCCAGGATCTTATTAACTACGTTCAAACAGTGGACTTCATGAGAACTGACAACACCTGTGTAAACCTGCTTTTGGAAGCCAGCAACTACCAAATGATGCCATACATGCAACCCGTTATGCAGTCGGAGAGGACTGCCATTCGATCAGACAGCACTCACTTGGTAACGTTGGGGGGAgtgctgaggcagcagctggtTGTCAGCAAAGAACTACGGATGTATGATGAAAAAGCCCACGAATGGAAATCGTTAGCTCCCATGGATGCACCGAGGTACCAGCATGGCATTGCTGTCATTGGAAACTTCCTTTATGTAGTTGGTGGCCAGAGCAATTACGACACAAAAGGAAAGACAGCAGTTGACACAGTCTTCAGATTCGACCCCCGCTATAACAAGTGGATGCAAGTCGCCTCTTTAAATGAGAAGCGCACCTTCTTCCACCTAAGTGCCCTCAAAGGACATTTGTATGCAGTTGGTGGCCGGAATGCAGCGGGTGAGCTAG cCACTGTGGAATGCTACAATCCTAGAATGAACGAATGGAGCTACGTTGCAAAAATGAATGAACCCCACTATGGCCATGCTGGAACTGTATATGGAGGCTTAATGTACATTTCAG GGGGAATTACCCATGACACTTTCCAGAAGGAACTGATGTGTTTTGACCCTGACACAGACAAATGGACTCAGAAAGCTCCAATGACGACAGTCAGAGGTCTGCATTGCATGTGTACTGTAGGAGACAAGCTCTATGTTATTGGTGGAAATCATTTTAGAGGAACAAGTGATTATGATGATGTCCTAAGCTGTGAATATTACTCAACAACTCTAGACCAGTGGACACCAATTGCTGCCATGTTACGTGGGCAAAGTGATGTTGGGGTTgctgtctttgaaaataaaatctatgtAGTTGGAGGATATTCTTGGAATAACCGCTGTATGGTGGAAATAGTTCAGAAATACGACCCAGAAAAAGATGAGTGGCATAAAGTATTTGACCTTCCAGAATCACTTGGTGGCATTCGAGCCTGCACTCTTACTGTTTTCCCACCGGAGGACAATACGGGGTCACCGTCCAGAGAATCTCCTCTTTCAGCACCTTAG
- the KLHL9 gene encoding kelch-like protein 13 isoform X2 encodes MMWRDAFSKEECSEDDKCILSRSLVEEEDPHMKVSLGSSDMGVSAHLQSSKTGTTRFFTSNTHSSVVLQGFDQLRVEGLLCDVTLVPGDGDEVFPVHRAMMASASDYFKAMFTGGMKEQDLMCIKLHGVNKIGLKKIIDFIYTAKLSLNMDNLQDTLEAASFLQILPVLDFCKVFLISGVSLENCVEVGRIANTYNLTEVDKYVNNFILKNFPALLSTGEFVKLPFERLAFVLSSNSLKHCTELELFKAACRWLRFEEPRMEYAAKLMKNIRFPLMTPQDLINYVQTVDFMRTDNTCVNLLLEASNYQMMPYMQPVMQSERTAIRSDSTHLVTLGGVLRQQLVVSKELRMYDEKAHEWKSLAPMDAPRYQHGIAVIGNFLYVVGGQSNYDTKGKTAVDTVFRFDPRYNKWMQVASLNEKRTFFHLSALKGHLYAVGGRNAAGELATVECYNPRMNEWSYVAKMNEPHYGHAGTVYGGLMYISGGITHDTFQKELMCFDPDTDKWTQKAPMTTVRGLHCMCTVGDKLYVIGGNHFRGTSDYDDVLSCEYYSTTLDQWTPIAAMLRGQSDVGVAVFENKIYVVGGYSWNNRCMVEIVQKYDPEKDEWHKVFDLPESLGGIRACTLTVFPPEDNTGSPSRESPLSAP; translated from the exons ATCTCTGGTGGAAGAGGAGGATCCTCATATGAAAGTATCTCTTGGTAGCAGCGATATGGGCGTCTCTGCCCATCTGCAGTCGTCAAAGACAGGGACCACAAGATTTTTCACCAGCAATACTCACAGTTCCGTGGTGTTACAG GGCTTTGACCAGCTGCGAGTGGAAGGTTTGCTGTGCGATGTGACCCTTGTTCCAGGAGATGGTGATGAGGTATTTCCTGTCCACAGAGCAATGATGGCTTCTGCAAGTGACTACTTCAAGGCGATGTTCACAg GAGGAATGAAGGAACAGGACTTAATGTGCATCAAACTTCATGGCGTCAACAAAATAGGCCTGAAGAAGATCATTGATTTCATTTATACTGCAAAGCTTTCCCTTAACATGGACAACCTTCAGGACACTCTGGAAGCTGCCAGTTTTTTGCAGATTTTACCTGTTTTGGACTTCTGTAAAGTGTTTCTTATCTCTGGG GTTTCCTTGGAAAACTGTGTTGAGGTTGGGCGAATTGCCAACACATACAATCTCACAGAAGTGGATAAATATGTTAATAATTTCATCCTAAAGAACTTCCCTGCATTATTAAGTACTGGTGAATTTGTGAAACTCCCCTTTGAACGTCTTGCCTTTGTGCTTTCAAGTAATAGCCTTAAGCACTGCACTGAACTTGAACTCTTCAAGGCGGCTTGTCGCTGGCTGCGGTTTGAAGAGCCTCGAATGGAGTATGCTGCAAAGCTAATGAAGAACATCAGATTTCCTTTGATGACACCCCAGGATCTTATTAACTACGTTCAAACAGTGGACTTCATGAGAACTGACAACACCTGTGTAAACCTGCTTTTGGAAGCCAGCAACTACCAAATGATGCCATACATGCAACCCGTTATGCAGTCGGAGAGGACTGCCATTCGATCAGACAGCACTCACTTGGTAACGTTGGGGGGAgtgctgaggcagcagctggtTGTCAGCAAAGAACTACGGATGTATGATGAAAAAGCCCACGAATGGAAATCGTTAGCTCCCATGGATGCACCGAGGTACCAGCATGGCATTGCTGTCATTGGAAACTTCCTTTATGTAGTTGGTGGCCAGAGCAATTACGACACAAAAGGAAAGACAGCAGTTGACACAGTCTTCAGATTCGACCCCCGCTATAACAAGTGGATGCAAGTCGCCTCTTTAAATGAGAAGCGCACCTTCTTCCACCTAAGTGCCCTCAAAGGACATTTGTATGCAGTTGGTGGCCGGAATGCAGCGGGTGAGCTAG cCACTGTGGAATGCTACAATCCTAGAATGAACGAATGGAGCTACGTTGCAAAAATGAATGAACCCCACTATGGCCATGCTGGAACTGTATATGGAGGCTTAATGTACATTTCAG GGGGAATTACCCATGACACTTTCCAGAAGGAACTGATGTGTTTTGACCCTGACACAGACAAATGGACTCAGAAAGCTCCAATGACGACAGTCAGAGGTCTGCATTGCATGTGTACTGTAGGAGACAAGCTCTATGTTATTGGTGGAAATCATTTTAGAGGAACAAGTGATTATGATGATGTCCTAAGCTGTGAATATTACTCAACAACTCTAGACCAGTGGACACCAATTGCTGCCATGTTACGTGGGCAAAGTGATGTTGGGGTTgctgtctttgaaaataaaatctatgtAGTTGGAGGATATTCTTGGAATAACCGCTGTATGGTGGAAATAGTTCAGAAATACGACCCAGAAAAAGATGAGTGGCATAAAGTATTTGACCTTCCAGAATCACTTGGTGGCATTCGAGCCTGCACTCTTACTGTTTTCCCACCGGAGGACAATACGGGGTCACCGTCCAGAGAATCTCCTCTTTCAGCACCTTAG